ACTACTTCGTCTGCCCGCCGAACCTCACCGCGATGCTGCTGGAGGCCGACGCCGCTGTGCTGATCGGCGACGCCGCGCTGCGCGCCACCTACGAAGCGCCGGGACTGGGCCTGCAGGTGTTCGACCTGGGCCAGGTGTGGCGCGACTGGACCGGGCTGCCGATGGTGTTCGCGGTGTGGGCGGTACGTCGCGAGTACGCGGCCGCGCACCCGGGGCTGGTGAAGGACGTGCACTCGGCGTTCCTCGGCAGCCGCGACGACGCGCTGGCACACGTCGACGAGGTCGCCGCCCAGGCCGCGCGGTGGGAGCCGTTCGACGCCGCGACGCTCGCCACCTACTTCCGCACGCTCGACTTCAGCCTGGGTGAGCGGCAGGTCGACGGGCTGGTCGAGTTCGCCCGGCGGGCCGCCCTCGCCGGCGCGATCGACGCGCCGGTGGTACCGCGCTTCGCCGAGCTCTGAGCCGAGCTCTGAGCCGAGCTCTGAGCCGAACTCTGAGCCGAACTCTGAGCCGAACTCTGAGCCGAACTCTGAGCCGAACTCTGCGCCGAGGTCGCCGCCGACCGTGACGTCCCGGTGACCGCCGCGTCAGCGCCCGCTCAGCGCAGGCCGGGGTGGCTGCGCGCGACCACCGGCAGCAGCAGCGAACGAGGCGTGAGCTGGGCAAGCACCGATGTGGCGCGGTTGGCCAGGCCGGGAATGGCCACCAGCCGGCCCTTGTCCATGGCGTCGACCGCGGTGCGCGCCACCTCGCGCACGTCCACCCAGAGGAAGCCCGGCAGCGACGACTCCGCCTCACCCGGCTCGAAGCCGGCCGCGGCGCCGAACCCGGTGCGCACCGGGCCCGGGCACAGTGCGGTCGCCGTGACGCCGCTGCCGCGCAACTCCCCGGCGATGCTCTGCGTGTACACCAGCACGAACGCCTTCGCGGCGCTGTAGGCGGCTTGACCCGGCAGCGGCTGGAACGCCGCGGTGGACGCGACGTTGAGCAGTGCGCCGCGGCCGCGCTCGAGCATGCCGGGCAGGAACCGGGTGCACAGGTCGGCCACTGCGGCGACGTCCAGCTCGATCAGCGCGAGCTCCCGATCCACGTCCGCGGCGTGCACCGGTCCCACCGTGGAGAAGCCGGCGTTGTTCACCAGCGCGACCGGTTCCAGGCCTAGCGCGGCGATCCGCCCGGGCAGCGCGGCGCGCTCCGCCGGTGACGTGAGGTCGGCCGGCAGCGCCTCGGCCCGCACGCCGGTCCCGACCAGCTCGGTCGCCAACGCGGCCAGCTTGTCCGCCGACCTGGCCACCAGCGCGACACCGTGGCCGCGACCGGCGAGCTCGCGGGCGATGGCCGCACCGATCCCGGACGACGCGCCGGTGACGACGGCGACCCGGTCCGGTGCAGGTGACGGCAGGCCCATGCCCTCAGCGTAGGTGCGCGCGCTCGAGTGCGCAGGGCGACCAACTAGCCTGTCCGGTATGACGCGCGCGATGGGCCGACTGCTGGACGACGCCGCCGAGGGCGGGCGCATCACCCCGGACGAGGCGCTGCTGCTGTATACCGACGCGCCGCTGCACGCGCTCGGGCAGGCCGCCGACGTCGTCCGGCGGCGCCGCTACCCGGACAACATCGCGACCTACATCATCGACCGCAACATCAACTACACCAACGTGTGCGTGACCGCGTGCAAGTTCTGCGCCTTCTACCGTGCGCCCGGTCACAAGGAGGGTTGGACGCACAGCGACGAGGAGATCCTGCGGCGCTGCGGCGAGGCGGTCGAGCTGGGCGCCACCCAGATCATGTTGCAGGGCGGGCACTCGCCCGAACTCGGCATCGAGTGGTACGAGCGGATCTTCGCGGCGATCAAGGCGTCCTACCCGCAGTTGACGCTGCACAGCCTGGGCGCGTCCGAGGTCGTGCACATCGGCCGCACCTCGAACCTGGACCACGCCACGGTGATCGCGCGGCTGCACGCGGCCGGGCTGGACTCGTTCGCCGGCGCCGGCGCGGAGATCCTCGTCGAGCGGCCGCGTACCGCGATCGCGCCGCTGAAGGAGAAGGGCGAGGTCTGGCTGGACGTCATGGCGACCGCGCACGGCCTCGGCGTCGAGTCGACCGCGACGTTCATGATGGGCACCGGCGAGACGAACGCCGAGCGCATCGAGCACCTGCGGATGATCCGCGACGTGCAGGACCGCACCGGCGGGTTCCGCTCGTTCATCCCGTGGACGTACCAGCCGGAGAACAACCACCTCAAGGGGCGCACCCAGGCGACCAGCCTGGAGTACCTGCGCATGGTGGCCGTGGCCCGGCTGTTCTTCGACAACGTCAACCACCTGCAGGGTTCGTGGCTGACGACGGGCAAGGACATCGGCCAGCTGACCCTGCACTACGGCGCGGACGATCTCGGTTCGGTGATGCTGGAGGAGAACGTGGTGTCCTCGGCGGGCGCCCGGCATCGGTCCAACCGCACCGAGCTGATCGAGCTGATCCGCGGCGCCGGCCGGATCCCGGCCCAGCGCGACACGCTGTACCGGCACCTCGCGGTGCACCGCGACCCGGCCGAGGACCCGGTCGACGATCGCGTTCACTCGCACGTCAGCTCGACGGCGCTCAACCTGGTGCCGGTGGCTGCCGCGGGCTGAGCGCCTCCGGCGGTTACGCTCGCGTTCGTGTCGTCCATCCCGCTCGCCATCGGTCTCGGGGTCGCGTCGGCGGTGGTGTACGGCACGTCCATCGTGGTGCAGCACGGGGCCATGCACGTCGGCGAGGAGGATGCGCGCGGGCTGCTGCGCGCGATGCGCAACCCGCGCTGGCTGATGGCGGTGGGCGGCGACTTGATCGGCTTCCTGCTGCAGATCGGCGCGCTGACGGCGGGACCGGTGGTGCTGGTCCAGCCTCTCGTCGTGCTCATGCTGCCGGTGTCGCTGATCGTCACCTTCCTGATGGGTGGCCCCCGGCCGCGTCCGGGCGACTACCTCGGCAGCGCCGGCGTGGTGGGTGGCCTCGCGGTGTTCCTGATGCTGATCGGGACGCCGGGCGAAGGTCACGTGCCCCGCCCGGAACGGGTGGGCTTCTTCGTCGCCCTCGTGCTGCTCTTCGGCCTGGCCTGCTGCATGTCGGTGCTGGGGAAGCGGGCGATGATCCGTGGCGCGGTCTACGGCGCGATCGCGGGGATGTACTTCGGCACGCTCGGCGTGCTGGTCGACGCCTCGTCGGCCCGGGTCTCGGACGCCGGCTGGCACGGCCTGGTGGCCACGCCACGCGGGCTCGTCCTGCTCATCGGCATCGCGCTGCTCGGCATCGGGGGTATCACGCTGACCCAGGTCTCCTTCCAGGTCGGTGCGCTGTCGGCGACGCTGCCGGCGAACCTGTCCGCGGACCCGCTGACGGCGGTGCTGCTCGGCGCCGTGCTGCTGCGCGAGCACATCCCGATCGGGCCGTGGCACCTGCTCGGCTACTCGCTGTGCCTGGTCGCGGTGGTCGCGGGCGCGATCCGGCTGGCGGAACCGGCGACCGTGGTCGCGCCGGACACCCGGGCGGGCGCGGCACCGGCCTAGCCTTGCGGGCGTCCCGCTTCCCCCCTCCAGTTACCAGAATCCGGCCCCGGATTTCGTAATCCGGTGGGGGAAGCGGGTGCGGTTTCGTCGCCGGGTGGGGGAAGCGGGCGACTGCAGCGAGCAACGCTGGCCGCGGGCAGGCCGGGGGACGTTCCGGATCGACGACCGGGGCGGACCTCGGCAGATCGGCGCGGACGCCGCATCGCGAACCAGTCCGCCCGTCCTGGTCGCCTGCTTCGGTGCCGCGAACGCATTGGCGCACCCGGCGCGTTCCGGGTCCGGCACAATGGCCCACAGAGGACACGGTTACGGAGCGACGAGTTGAGCAGAGCCACCCTGGACAAGGACCCGCACGAGGTCGCGGCCATGTTCGACGGTGTCGCGTGCCGCTATGACCTGGCCAACACGGTCCTCTCGCTGGGGCTGGATCGCCGGTGGCGCAAGCGCACCCGGCAATGCCTGGAACTGCAGCCGGGGCAGCGGGTGCTCGACCTGGCCGCGGGAACCGGCGTGTCGACGGCCGAACTGCAGCGCTCAGGAGCAGACGCCGTCGCCTGTGACTTCTCCCTCGGTATGCTGCGCGCCGGCCGCGTCCACAAGCAGCGGCGTCACGTGCAGTTCGTGGCCGGTGACGCCACGCGGTTGCCGTTCGCCGACGGCGCCTTCGATGCGGCGACGATCAGCTTCGGGCTGCGCAACATCGTCGACGTCGGCTCCGCGCTGCTGGAGATGGCGCGTGTCGTACGCCCCGGCGGGCGGCTGGTGGTGTGCGAGTTCAGCCGGCCGGTGTGGCGCCCGCTGCGTGTGGTGTACCTGAACTACCTGATGCGCCTGCTGCCGTGGATCGCCCGCAAGGTCGCGTCCAATCCCGACGCCTACGTGTACCTGGCCGAGTCGATCCGGGCCTGGCCCGGGCAGGCCGAACTGGCGCGCACGATCGCGGCTGCGGGCTGGACCGACGTCCGGTACCGGAACCTCACCTTCGGCGTCGTCGCGCTACACCTGGCCGAACGTGGCTGACGGGTGTTGCGCGCATCGGACATCTCACTAGCGTGAGAGGTGCGGCCGACCGGACGCGCGAAGGCGATCTCGAGGGAGCAACGATGAGCACGGACGACGAGACGATCACGGGCGACGGCGGTGCGGACGGCGCGGCCGACAGCGGCGCCGACGGCGGTGGCGCCGACAGCGGGGACAGCGGCGCGGACGGCGGCGCCGACAGTGGCGCCGACAGCGGGGACAGCGGCGCGGACGGCGGCGCCGACGGCGGTGCCGACAGTGGCGCCGATAGTGGCGCCGACAGTGGGGACAGCGGCGCGGACGGCGGCGCCGACGGCGGATCGGACTCGAACGCGTAACCCGTGAGCTCAGCTGTGGCCGCGGGCGGTGCGGCGCTGCGGCGCTGCATCGCCTGCGCTCCGGCCGTCTTCGCCGCCGAGCACTGGGGGCGAAACCCGCTGCTCACGCGGGCGGCGGAGCTGAGCGGTCCGTTCACCGACCTGCTCGACGCGGCGGCCGTCGACGAACTGGTGTCGGCACGCGGGTTGCGTACGCCGTTCCTGCGCATGGCGAAGGACGGCACGGTGCTGCCCGGGTCGGCGTTCACCCGCGGCGGCGGCGCCGGTGCCGCGATCGGCGATCAGGCCGCCGACGACCGGGTGCTCGCCGCGATCGACGACGGCGCGACGCTCGTGCTGCAGGCGCTGCACCGCACCTGGCCGCCGCTGGTCGACTTCGGCACGCGGCTGGCTGCCGAGCTGGGCCACCCCGTGCAGATCAACGCCTACATCACCCCGCCGCAGAACACCGGGTTCGCGCCGCACTATGACGTGCACGACGTCTTCGTGCTGCAGGTGTCCGGCGGCAAGCGCTGGGTCATCCACGAACCGGTGATCGTCGACCCGCTGGCCGACCAGCCGTGGGAGAAGCGGCGGCCGGCCGTCGCCGCGCGCGCCGCCGAGCCGCCGCTGATCGACACCGTGCTCGCGCCCGGCGACGCCCTGTACCTGCCGCGCGGCACGGTGCATGCGGCCGCGGCGACCGGGCAGACGTCGATCCATCTGACGGTGGGCATCCACCCGGTCACGCGCTATCACCTCGTTCGCCAGTTGCTCGAGGGCGCGCAGCACGATCCGGCGCTGCGCGCGTCGCTCCCGATCGCGAGCGACCTCGCCGACCCGGCGGTGCTCGCGCCGCACCTCGCCGACACCGTCGCGGCCCTGCACGCGTACCTCGATCGCGCCGATGCGGGCGAGCTCGCCGCGGGGATCGGCCGCTTGCTCATGCGCCAGACCCGTCCGGAGCCGCTCGGCCCGCTCGCCCAGCTCGCAGCCGTGGAAACGCTCACCGCAACGACCTCGCTGCGATTGCGCACCGGGGTCCGCGTCCAGCTGGTCGCGGGTGCCGACGAGCTGGCGCTGCGGCTGCTCGACCGGACGATCGAGCTGGCCGCCACCGACGATCGCGCGGTGAAGACGCTGCTCGCCGGGGCGCCGTTCGTCCCCGCCGACCTGCCCGGGCTCGATGCGGAGGGACAGTTGGCGCTCGCGCGGCAACTGCTGCGTGCCGGGGTCATCGTCCCGGTGTGAGCCAGGGACGCCGGTGTGAGCCAGGGACGCCGGTGTGAGCCAGGGACGCCGTCCCGCGTGAGAAGGTGCTGCGGTGACCGAACCGCAGGCGCCGCACCAGTCCCACCCGCATCCGCGGGAGTCGCTCGCCCGCTGCGCGCTTCGTGCGCAGCTGCGCGGGGACACCATGCTGGGCACCGCGTTCCCGGCGGCGCGGCTGCTGCTCATCGAGCAGCCCGGACCCTGGGGGCGCGACGGGCTGCGCACCTCGCACTTCGACGGGGACACCGCGCTGGCACTGGAGCGGCGCGCGTCGGCCGCGGGGATCCGCGTGCAGGCGATCCGCGGCCCCGGACGCACGGCGCGCGGTGCGCGGCGGCGGTGGGCGCTGGTCGACACCAGGATCGGTCGCGAGTCGTTGCGCTGGGGCAGCTTCGACCGGGACGCTGACCTGCTGGAGCTGCCGCTGGACGGCTCGACCGGCATTGCCGACGAGGCGCCGTTGTACCTGGTGTGCGCGCACAGCAAGCACGACACCTGTTGCGCGCTGCGCGGCCGGCCGGTCGCCGCGGCGATCGAGAGCGTGCGGCCGGGGCGGGTGTTCGAGTGCAGCCACCTGGGCGGGGACCGGTTCGCCGCCAACGTCCTGGTGCTGCCTGCCGGCCTGCTGTACGGCCGGGTGCTGCCCTTCGCGGCGGCCGAGTTCGTCGCGGCGGCCGAGGCGGACGAAGTGGTCGGTGCGCTGCTGCGCGGCCGTGTCGGGCTGC
This genomic stretch from Jatrophihabitans cynanchi harbors:
- the mqnC gene encoding cyclic dehypoxanthinyl futalosine synthase, with amino-acid sequence MTRAMGRLLDDAAEGGRITPDEALLLYTDAPLHALGQAADVVRRRRYPDNIATYIIDRNINYTNVCVTACKFCAFYRAPGHKEGWTHSDEEILRRCGEAVELGATQIMLQGGHSPELGIEWYERIFAAIKASYPQLTLHSLGASEVVHIGRTSNLDHATVIARLHAAGLDSFAGAGAEILVERPRTAIAPLKEKGEVWLDVMATAHGLGVESTATFMMGTGETNAERIEHLRMIRDVQDRTGGFRSFIPWTYQPENNHLKGRTQATSLEYLRMVAVARLFFDNVNHLQGSWLTTGKDIGQLTLHYGADDLGSVMLEENVVSSAGARHRSNRTELIELIRGAGRIPAQRDTLYRHLAVHRDPAEDPVDDRVHSHVSSTALNLVPVAAAG
- a CDS encoding cupin domain-containing protein translates to MSSAVAAGGAALRRCIACAPAVFAAEHWGRNPLLTRAAELSGPFTDLLDAAAVDELVSARGLRTPFLRMAKDGTVLPGSAFTRGGGAGAAIGDQAADDRVLAAIDDGATLVLQALHRTWPPLVDFGTRLAAELGHPVQINAYITPPQNTGFAPHYDVHDVFVLQVSGGKRWVIHEPVIVDPLADQPWEKRRPAVAARAAEPPLIDTVLAPGDALYLPRGTVHAAAATGQTSIHLTVGIHPVTRYHLVRQLLEGAQHDPALRASLPIASDLADPAVLAPHLADTVAALHAYLDRADAGELAAGIGRLLMRQTRPEPLGPLAQLAAVETLTATTSLRLRTGVRVQLVAGADELALRLLDRTIELAATDDRAVKTLLAGAPFVPADLPGLDAEGQLALARQLLRAGVIVPV
- a CDS encoding menaquinone biosynthetic enzyme MqnA/MqnD family protein, with product MRAARKVDPVTALSRPRVGHIQFLNCLPIYWGLVRTGALLDVELTKDTPDRLNELLVAGELDIGPISLVEYLRHADELLLLPGLAVGSDGPVLSVNLVAQAPLDTLDGKRVALGSTSRTSVLLARMWLAQVHGVHPDYFVCPPNLTAMLLEADAAVLIGDAALRATYEAPGLGLQVFDLGQVWRDWTGLPMVFAVWAVRREYAAAHPGLVKDVHSAFLGSRDDALAHVDEVAAQAARWEPFDAATLATYFRTLDFSLGERQVDGLVEFARRAALAGAIDAPVVPRFAEL
- a CDS encoding SDR family NAD(P)-dependent oxidoreductase, yielding MGLPSPAPDRVAVVTGASSGIGAAIARELAGRGHGVALVARSADKLAALATELVGTGVRAEALPADLTSPAERAALPGRIAALGLEPVALVNNAGFSTVGPVHAADVDRELALIELDVAAVADLCTRFLPGMLERGRGALLNVASTAAFQPLPGQAAYSAAKAFVLVYTQSIAGELRGSGVTATALCPGPVRTGFGAAAGFEPGEAESSLPGFLWVDVREVARTAVDAMDKGRLVAIPGLANRATSVLAQLTPRSLLLPVVARSHPGLR
- a CDS encoding demethylmenaquinone methyltransferase; the protein is MSRATLDKDPHEVAAMFDGVACRYDLANTVLSLGLDRRWRKRTRQCLELQPGQRVLDLAAGTGVSTAELQRSGADAVACDFSLGMLRAGRVHKQRRHVQFVAGDATRLPFADGAFDAATISFGLRNIVDVGSALLEMARVVRPGGRLVVCEFSRPVWRPLRVVYLNYLMRLLPWIARKVASNPDAYVYLAESIRAWPGQAELARTIAAAGWTDVRYRNLTFGVVALHLAERG
- a CDS encoding DMT family transporter — translated: MSSIPLAIGLGVASAVVYGTSIVVQHGAMHVGEEDARGLLRAMRNPRWLMAVGGDLIGFLLQIGALTAGPVVLVQPLVVLMLPVSLIVTFLMGGPRPRPGDYLGSAGVVGGLAVFLMLIGTPGEGHVPRPERVGFFVALVLLFGLACCMSVLGKRAMIRGAVYGAIAGMYFGTLGVLVDASSARVSDAGWHGLVATPRGLVLLIGIALLGIGGITLTQVSFQVGALSATLPANLSADPLTAVLLGAVLLREHIPIGPWHLLGYSLCLVAVVAGAIRLAEPATVVAPDTRAGAAPA
- a CDS encoding sucrase ferredoxin, which gives rise to MTEPQAPHQSHPHPRESLARCALRAQLRGDTMLGTAFPAARLLLIEQPGPWGRDGLRTSHFDGDTALALERRASAAGIRVQAIRGPGRTARGARRRWALVDTRIGRESLRWGSFDRDADLLELPLDGSTGIADEAPLYLVCAHSKHDTCCALRGRPVAAAIESVRPGRVFECSHLGGDRFAANVLVLPAGLLYGRVLPFAAAEFVAAAEADEVVGALLRGRVGLPSAAQAALAFAYEHLALRRRTDLQVRSTSPVNGGVSVVRIAGPHGLLDVSVRVDTVAATGLTCANPRPNQYLSYRPLSVVPVEE